One part of the uncultured Bacteroides sp. genome encodes these proteins:
- the murI gene encoding glutamate racemase, whose product MEKELSKTAGAIGVFDSGYGGLTILNQIRQVLPEYDYIYLGDNARTPYGTRSFEIVYEFTLQAVNKLFEMGCHLVILACNTASAKALRSIQINDLPNIDPNRRVLGVIRPTVESIGSITQSKHVGVLATSGTINSGSYPLEIHKLYPDIVVSGEACPMWVPLVENKEYDSPGADYFVKKHIDNLIKKDSEIDTIILGCTHYPLLLTKINQFLPKGIIVVSQGEYVAESLKSYLRRHPEMDTLCTKNGKCKFMTTESETKFSESASAFLNQEISVEKIVIE is encoded by the coding sequence ATGGAAAAAGAATTATCAAAAACAGCAGGTGCAATCGGAGTGTTCGACTCAGGATATGGCGGATTAACTATTTTAAATCAAATCAGACAGGTTCTACCTGAATACGATTATATTTATCTGGGCGATAATGCAAGAACCCCTTATGGTACACGTTCTTTTGAAATCGTGTATGAGTTCACACTACAAGCTGTAAATAAACTATTTGAGATGGGATGTCATCTGGTTATTCTTGCCTGCAACACAGCATCGGCAAAAGCTCTCCGAAGCATCCAAATTAACGATTTACCCAACATAGATCCTAATCGTAGAGTCTTGGGCGTTATTCGCCCAACAGTAGAATCTATTGGAAGTATAACTCAATCTAAACATGTAGGAGTATTGGCAACTTCTGGCACAATAAACTCTGGCTCTTATCCTTTAGAGATTCATAAACTCTATCCTGACATAGTTGTTAGCGGTGAGGCTTGTCCTATGTGGGTTCCATTAGTAGAAAATAAAGAGTACGATTCTCCAGGAGCAGATTACTTTGTAAAGAAGCATATTGATAATCTAATTAAAAAAGATTCCGAAATTGACACCATCATCTTAGGATGCACTCATTATCCTCTTCTTTTAACAAAAATAAATCAATTCTTACCAAAGGGAATCATAGTTGTATCTCAAGGTGAATATGTTGCTGAAAGTCTAAAAAGTTATTTAAGAAGACATCCAGAAATGGATACTCTTTGCACAAAGAATGGCAAATGTAAATTCATGACCACAGAATCAGAAACAAAATTTTCAGAGTCAGCTTCAGCATTTCTTAACCAGGAAATATCCGTTGAAAAGATTGTAATTGAATAG
- a CDS encoding OmpH family outer membrane protein has translation MLKKIALLLLLALPLGASAQTFKFGHMKFADIITIMPEYIKAQADLQALQKQYTTEIKRTSDEFNKKYAEFVAAKDTLPQNISERRQKELQDMAQRGQEYEQQAQQELQKAQEEKTAPIFKKLEGAIAAVGQAEGYTYIFDVSNKTTIPFFNEKVSIDVTPAIKAKLGIK, from the coding sequence ATGCTTAAAAAAATTGCTTTACTATTATTGTTAGCTCTTCCTCTTGGAGCTTCTGCTCAAACTTTCAAGTTTGGACACATGAAATTCGCTGATATTATCACTATTATGCCTGAGTATATTAAGGCACAAGCAGATTTGCAAGCACTGCAAAAACAATATACCACAGAGATTAAAAGAACTTCTGACGAATTCAACAAGAAATATGCTGAATTTGTAGCAGCAAAGGATACATTGCCACAAAACATTTCTGAAAGAAGACAAAAAGAATTGCAGGATATGGCTCAAAGAGGTCAGGAATACGAACAACAAGCTCAACAAGAATTGCAAAAGGCTCAGGAAGAAAAAACTGCTCCTATCTTTAAAAAACTGGAAGGTGCAATCGCTGCTGTAGGACAAGCTGAAGGATATACTTATATCTTTGATGTAAGCAATAAAACAACTATTCCTTTCTTTAACGAAAAAGTAAGTATTGACGTTACTCCAGCTATCAAAGCTAAATTAGGAATTAAATAA
- a CDS encoding OmpH family outer membrane protein, whose translation MKKSILFSMLLFAFSIAANAQRFALIDMEYILKNIPAYERANEQLNQISKKWQSEVETLTNEAQKLYKNYQSEAVFLSEEQKTKKENEIVEKEKAAGELKRKYFGPEGELFKKRESLIKPIQDEIYNAVKTIAETKGYSAIIDRASASSIIFASPQIDISNDVLTKLGYSN comes from the coding sequence ATGAAAAAGTCTATTCTTTTTTCGATGCTGTTATTTGCCTTTTCAATAGCTGCTAATGCACAAAGATTTGCTTTGATTGACATGGAATATATTTTAAAGAATATCCCAGCCTATGAAAGAGCTAACGAACAATTAAATCAGATTTCAAAGAAGTGGCAAAGTGAAGTTGAGACTTTAACTAATGAAGCTCAAAAATTGTATAAAAACTATCAATCAGAAGCTGTATTTCTTTCCGAAGAACAAAAAACCAAGAAAGAGAATGAAATTGTAGAGAAAGAAAAAGCCGCCGGAGAACTGAAACGTAAATATTTTGGTCCTGAAGGTGAATTGTTTAAAAAGCGTGAAAGTTTAATAAAACCTATTCAAGATGAGATATACAATGCGGTTAAAACAATAGCTGAAACCAAAGGTTATTCAGCTATTATTGACAGGGCATCGGCTTCTAGCATTATATTTGCATCACCACAAATAGATATTAGCAATGATGTTCTTACAAAATTAGGATATTCAAATTAA
- a CDS encoding POTRA domain-containing protein: MHYRISRILLFISLFFFTLSGLAQEKSNSEKSDKPVILYSATPKKYEIGGITVSGVKDQEDYALIGLSGLSVGQVVSVPGDEITQAVKRYMRHGLFSDVHIYATKIEGDKVFLEIALKQRPRISEIHYHGIKKSDREDLEAKLGLVKGNQITPNLVDRAKTLIKRHFDDKGFKNAEVVIVQRDDVSDESKVIVDVNIDKKDKVKVHKITIEGNLAIKASKLKRVMKKTNEKGKILNLFRTKKFVNEKYEEDKQLIIDKYNELGYRDARIVVDSVSPYDDKSVDVYIKLAEGDKYYLRKVTWVGNTLYTTDYLNFLLRMKKGDVYNQKLLGKRTSSDDDAIGNLYYNNGYLFYRLDPVEVNVDNDSIDLEMRIYEGRQATLNKIKINGNDRLYENVVRRELRTKPGQLFSKEDLERSMREISQMGHFNPENIKPDIQPDEANGTVDITYNLESKANDQVEFSAGWGQTGVIGKLSLKFTNFSIANLFHPGENYRGILPQGDGQTLTVSGQTNGSYYQSYSLSFFDPWFGGKRPNSFSVSAFYSKQTDINSRYYSSQYSNSYYNSMYSGYGGYGNYDYSNTKNMYDKSKSIQMFGLSAGWGKRLRWPDDYFTLSAELSYQKYILSDWQYFPVTNGNCNNISMKIALARSSSDNPIYPRRGSEFSLSVQFTPPYSMFDGIDYSAYNTSNQKDMNKMHKWIEYHKWSFKSKTYTALTDGAKCPVLMTRADFGFLGHYNSHKKSPFETYDMGGDGMTGYSSYATESVALRGYENNSLTPTGLAGYAYTRFGLELRYPLMLQSSTSIYALSFVEAGNAWHDVKNFNAFDLKRSAGVGVRIFLPMIGMMGIDWAYGFDKVFGSKQYGGSQFHFILGQEF; this comes from the coding sequence ATGCATTATCGTATTTCCCGAATACTACTATTTATCAGCCTGTTTTTCTTTACACTATCAGGCTTAGCACAAGAAAAAAGCAATTCAGAGAAGTCTGACAAGCCAGTTATTCTTTATTCTGCTACTCCGAAAAAATATGAAATTGGAGGAATAACCGTTTCAGGCGTTAAAGATCAGGAGGATTACGCACTCATAGGTTTATCCGGTCTGTCTGTCGGACAAGTTGTTTCTGTCCCTGGTGACGAAATTACACAAGCCGTCAAACGATATATGCGGCATGGGCTTTTCTCTGATGTTCATATATATGCTACAAAAATAGAAGGCGATAAAGTATTTTTGGAAATAGCACTGAAACAACGTCCTCGTATATCCGAAATCCATTACCATGGAATTAAAAAATCAGATAGAGAAGATCTGGAAGCTAAGTTAGGATTGGTAAAAGGAAATCAAATTACTCCAAATCTGGTTGACCGTGCAAAAACTCTTATTAAAAGACACTTTGACGACAAGGGATTCAAAAATGCAGAAGTTGTTATTGTTCAACGAGATGACGTATCAGATGAAAGCAAAGTAATTGTTGACGTCAACATTGACAAAAAAGATAAAGTAAAAGTTCACAAAATAACAATCGAAGGGAATTTAGCGATTAAAGCCAGCAAGCTGAAACGCGTAATGAAAAAGACAAACGAAAAAGGCAAAATCCTGAACCTTTTCCGTACAAAGAAGTTTGTGAACGAAAAATATGAAGAGGATAAACAACTAATCATAGACAAATACAACGAATTGGGATATCGTGATGCACGTATAGTTGTTGACAGTGTTAGTCCGTACGATGATAAAAGTGTAGACGTATATATTAAACTGGCAGAGGGAGATAAATATTACTTGAGAAAAGTAACCTGGGTAGGCAACACACTATACACAACTGATTACTTAAATTTCTTACTTCGTATGAAGAAAGGAGATGTTTACAACCAGAAGTTACTTGGCAAACGAACTTCATCTGATGATGATGCTATAGGTAACTTGTACTATAATAATGGTTACCTTTTTTACAGACTTGACCCTGTAGAAGTAAACGTTGACAACGATTCAATAGACCTTGAAATGAGAATCTATGAAGGTCGTCAGGCTACACTGAACAAGATTAAGATTAATGGTAACGACCGCTTATATGAAAATGTTGTTCGTCGTGAACTTCGTACTAAGCCAGGACAATTATTCAGCAAAGAAGACCTTGAAAGATCTATGCGTGAGATTTCTCAGATGGGTCATTTCAACCCTGAGAATATCAAACCAGACATTCAACCAGACGAAGCTAACGGAACTGTAGATATTACTTACAATCTGGAATCTAAAGCTAACGACCAGGTGGAATTCTCTGCAGGTTGGGGACAAACCGGTGTTATCGGTAAATTAAGTCTGAAGTTTACAAACTTCTCAATAGCAAACTTATTCCATCCAGGAGAAAACTATAGAGGTATTCTTCCTCAAGGTGACGGACAGACTTTGACAGTCAGTGGGCAGACTAACGGTAGCTACTATCAGTCATACAGTTTATCATTCTTTGATCCTTGGTTTGGAGGTAAACGTCCTAACTCATTCTCTGTTTCAGCTTTCTATTCAAAACAGACTGATATCAATAGCCGCTATTATAGCTCTCAATACTCAAACAGCTACTACAACAGTATGTATAGTGGATATGGGGGATATGGTAATTACGATTATAGCAACACAAAGAACATGTATGATAAGAGTAAATCTATCCAGATGTTCGGTCTTTCAGCAGGTTGGGGAAAACGTTTAAGATGGCCTGATGACTATTTCACTCTATCTGCAGAATTATCATATCAGAAATATATTCTTTCGGATTGGCAATACTTCCCTGTTACAAATGGTAATTGTAACAACATCAGCATGAAAATTGCTCTTGCAAGAAGTTCTTCTGATAACCCTATTTATCCACGTCGTGGTTCTGAATTCTCTTTGTCTGTTCAGTTTACACCTCCTTATTCCATGTTTGATGGAATAGACTACAGTGCATACAACACAAGCAACCAGAAAGACATGAACAAAATGCACAAGTGGATAGAGTATCATAAGTGGAGCTTTAAATCAAAAACTTATACCGCACTTACAGACGGTGCAAAATGTCCGGTCTTAATGACGAGAGCAGATTTTGGATTCTTAGGTCACTATAACAGCCATAAAAAATCACCTTTTGAAACATACGATATGGGAGGTGACGGTATGACTGGATATTCTTCATACGCAACAGAAAGTGTAGCTTTACGTGGATACGAAAACAATTCACTTACCCCTACCGGATTGGCAGGTTATGCTTATACACGTTTTGGCCTTGAATTGAGATATCCATTGATGTTGCAATCATCAACCAGTATCTATGCTCTAAGTTTTGTTGAAGCTGGTAATGCATGGCACGATGTGAAGAATTTCAATGCGTTTGATCTGAAACGCTCTGCAGGTGTCGGAGTTCGTATCTTCTTACCTATGATTGGTATGATGGGTATCGACTGGGCTTACGGATTCGATAAAGTATTTGGTTCAAAACAATATGGAGGCAGCCAGTTCCACTTTATCTTAGGACAGGAATTCTAA
- a CDS encoding isoprenyl transferase → MPYKEEIDVNRIPGHIAIIMDGNGRWAKQRGHERSFGHQAGAETVHIITEEAARLGVKFLTLYTFSTENWNRPANEVSAIMKLLLESIEEEIFMKNNISFRIIGDMDTLPEDVKISLNHCIERTSGNTGMCMVLALSYSSRWEIIETTKQIAKEVQQGKLSIDQITDECISSHLTTYFMPDPDLLIRTGGELRLSNYLLWQSAYSELYFCDTFWPDFREEEFRKAICEYQKRERRFGKTSEQI, encoded by the coding sequence ATGCCATATAAAGAAGAAATAGATGTTAATCGGATACCCGGGCATATCGCAATAATAATGGACGGTAATGGAAGATGGGCAAAACAACGTGGACATGAACGAAGTTTTGGACATCAGGCAGGAGCTGAGACTGTACATATTATTACCGAAGAAGCAGCAAGGTTAGGGGTTAAGTTCCTTACTTTATATACTTTCTCAACAGAAAACTGGAACAGACCAGCCAATGAAGTATCTGCTATCATGAAACTTTTACTTGAGTCTATTGAGGAGGAGATTTTCATGAAAAACAATATTAGCTTCCGCATAATCGGTGATATGGACACATTACCGGAAGATGTAAAAATTAGCTTGAATCATTGTATTGAAAGAACATCGGGCAATACCGGCATGTGTATGGTATTAGCTCTTAGCTACTCATCCCGATGGGAAATCATAGAAACAACTAAACAGATTGCAAAAGAAGTACAGCAAGGGAAACTATCCATTGATCAGATAACTGATGAATGCATTTCTTCTCATCTGACTACGTACTTTATGCCAGATCCTGACTTGTTAATAAGAACTGGAGGAGAACTGCGCTTAAGCAATTATTTGTTGTGGCAAAGTGCTTATTCAGAACTTTATTTTTGCGATACATTCTGGCCTGATTTCAGAGAAGAAGAATTTAGGAAAGCAATTTGTGAGTATCAAAAAAGAGAACGCCGCTTCGGCAAAACTAGTGAACAAATATAA
- a CDS encoding DUF6089 family protein: MKFINKALIFILLAFFTPIFIHAQENEYRMEAGGLLGGSFYMGDANNSVPFKDLQFAGGAMARYVLNPHMAIKANLTIGKISGNTEDFENEYPGGKQVSFSRNIYDLGSQFEYNFRGYGIGQEYKGYKRFTPYILGGVGLTFAPATAKDVFTVNFPIGIGIKYKFAKRLNIGCEMTMRFSLSDNLDVTNADGLILNDPYGIKGKGFKNKDSYSFTTVFITYDLFPKCKKCNN, encoded by the coding sequence ATGAAATTTATCAATAAAGCGCTCATTTTTATATTGTTAGCCTTCTTTACACCTATATTTATTCATGCACAGGAGAATGAATATAGAATGGAAGCAGGGGGATTGCTTGGAGGTAGTTTTTATATGGGAGACGCAAATAATTCTGTTCCTTTTAAAGACTTACAGTTTGCTGGAGGCGCTATGGCAAGATATGTCTTAAATCCGCACATGGCAATAAAGGCAAACTTAACAATAGGAAAAATATCCGGTAACACGGAAGATTTTGAAAATGAATATCCTGGGGGTAAACAAGTGAGTTTCAGTCGAAATATTTATGATTTAGGCTCTCAATTTGAATACAATTTCCGGGGATATGGAATAGGCCAGGAATACAAAGGCTATAAAAGGTTTACGCCTTATATATTGGGAGGAGTTGGATTAACTTTTGCACCTGCAACAGCAAAAGATGTTTTTACAGTTAACTTTCCAATTGGTATAGGAATTAAATATAAATTTGCCAAAAGGTTAAATATAGGTTGCGAAATGACTATGAGATTTAGTTTATCTGATAATCTGGATGTAACCAATGCAGATGGGTTAATATTAAATGATCCATACGGTATAAAAGGAAAGGGATTTAAGAATAAAGACAGTTATTCTTTTACAACAGTATTCATTACTTACGACCTTTTTCCTAAATGCAAAAAATGTAATAATTAA
- the ribD gene encoding bifunctional diaminohydroxyphosphoribosylaminopyrimidine deaminase/5-amino-6-(5-phosphoribosylamino)uracil reductase RibD, with the protein MENNRNFTQEEIYMARCIELARKGKCEASPNPMVGAVIVCDDKIIGEGYHRICGDAHAEVNAINSVKDKSKLKQSTIYVSLEPCSHYGKTPPCADLIIEKEIPKVVIGCIDPFAKVAGRGIKKLQDAGIEVTVGVLEQECSNLNKRFITFHSKKRPYIILKWAESSDGFLDVKRTGGNPVALSTPMTNMLVHKRRAEVDAIIVGTRTALLDNPTLSVRNWYGKDPLRVVIDRTLKIPEYFHLLDDKIKTWVVTEKEHISTSHTCYKKLPFTDDLLPELLVELYKNNIQSIMIEGGSVLLQSFIDKNLWDEAFIEKSAIILNDGIKAPHINGKRHFIDFHFCVPILHYYNGINVPAL; encoded by the coding sequence ATGGAAAACAACAGAAATTTTACACAAGAAGAAATCTATATGGCCCGTTGCATAGAATTGGCCAGAAAAGGAAAATGCGAAGCTTCTCCAAACCCTATGGTAGGAGCTGTCATTGTGTGCGATGATAAGATAATTGGAGAAGGATATCATCGTATATGCGGAGATGCACATGCTGAAGTAAATGCTATAAATTCTGTCAAAGATAAATCCAAACTCAAACAATCAACAATATATGTTAGTCTGGAACCTTGTTCCCACTACGGAAAAACACCTCCTTGTGCCGATTTAATCATAGAAAAAGAAATTCCTAAAGTTGTAATAGGATGTATAGATCCTTTTGCCAAAGTAGCCGGAAGAGGTATAAAGAAGTTACAAGATGCTGGCATAGAAGTTACTGTTGGAGTTCTTGAGCAGGAATGTAGCAACCTGAACAAGAGATTTATTACATTCCATTCTAAGAAAAGACCCTATATAATATTAAAATGGGCAGAATCTTCCGACGGTTTTTTAGATGTAAAACGAACCGGAGGCAATCCTGTAGCTCTTTCAACTCCCATGACCAATATGCTTGTACACAAAAGACGAGCCGAAGTTGATGCTATTATTGTAGGAACAAGAACAGCTCTTCTAGACAACCCTACGCTTAGCGTACGAAACTGGTACGGAAAGGATCCACTCCGGGTTGTAATAGACAGAACTTTAAAGATTCCGGAATATTTCCATCTGCTGGATGATAAAATTAAAACATGGGTCGTTACAGAAAAAGAACACATCAGCACCAGTCACACATGCTATAAGAAGCTGCCATTTACTGATGATCTTTTACCTGAACTATTAGTAGAACTTTACAAGAATAATATCCAGTCAATCATGATAGAAGGAGGAAGTGTGTTGTTACAATCATTTATCGATAAAAACTTATGGGACGAAGCATTTATTGAGAAGTCGGCCATAATTCTGAATGATGGAATAAAGGCTCCGCACATCAACGGAAAAAGACATTTTATAGATTTCCATTTTTGCGTACCAATATTACATTATTATAACGGAATTAATGTACCCGCGCTCTAA
- the prmC gene encoding peptide chain release factor N(5)-glutamine methyltransferase, whose translation MHAVELHIKQALTGIYPESEIKGFTKIIFTEVLHFNMLDYYMGKDINLSANQAEQLDEILARLQKYEPIQYILGCAEFYGMTFCVTPAVLIPRPETAELVSLIIKENVDCSAKILDIGAGSGCIAISLAKNLPQAKVSSWDVSDEALKVARENNEKLGTSVTFNKVNVLAYQPIGEKFDVIVSNPPYITDAEKTDMEHNVLDWEPSLALFVPDKDPLLFYRKIAELGLDMLMPGGKIYFEINQAFGKETADLLLSLGYCDAKIIKDLSGRDRIVKALR comes from the coding sequence ATGCATGCAGTTGAGTTACATATCAAGCAGGCTTTGACCGGCATATATCCCGAATCAGAAATCAAGGGCTTCACGAAAATTATTTTTACCGAAGTACTTCATTTCAATATGCTTGATTATTATATGGGCAAAGATATTAATTTATCTGCAAATCAGGCAGAACAACTCGATGAGATTCTAGCCCGTCTTCAAAAATATGAACCTATTCAATATATATTAGGATGTGCCGAATTCTATGGCATGACTTTTTGTGTTACTCCGGCTGTCCTGATTCCCCGTCCGGAGACTGCCGAACTTGTATCTTTGATTATTAAAGAGAATGTTGATTGTTCTGCAAAGATTCTGGATATTGGTGCTGGAAGTGGTTGTATTGCAATCTCTCTGGCAAAGAATCTTCCTCAGGCGAAAGTCTCATCATGGGATGTTTCAGACGAAGCATTGAAGGTGGCTCGAGAAAACAATGAAAAGCTGGGTACTTCTGTTACATTTAATAAAGTCAATGTTCTGGCATATCAACCCATTGGCGAGAAGTTTGATGTGATAGTGAGCAACCCTCCTTATATAACTGATGCCGAAAAAACTGATATGGAGCACAATGTACTCGATTGGGAACCCTCTTTGGCCTTATTTGTTCCAGATAAAGATCCGTTGTTGTTTTATAGAAAAATTGCAGAGCTTGGTCTTGATATGCTGATGCCCGGTGGAAAAATCTATTTTGAAATAAATCAGGCTTTTGGGAAAGAAACGGCCGATCTGCTTCTTTCCCTTGGATATTGTGATGCGAAAATTATAAAAGATTTATCTGGCAGAGACAGGATAGTAAAAGCATTAAGATGA
- a CDS encoding regulatory protein RecX produces MSELTEKEALNKAAAYCTASEHCLSEVGTKLTQWGVDTDVKEKILKRLIDERFIDEERYCRFFVNDKFKFNKWGRIKISQALYMKKIPSEMSRDCLNEIDEKEYMNTLRSLLASKKKAIHASDDYQLNMKLIRFALSRGFEMNIIRKCMQLSDEYDSMD; encoded by the coding sequence ATGAGCGAGCTAACAGAAAAAGAAGCGTTGAATAAAGCAGCGGCATATTGTACTGCGTCCGAGCATTGTCTTTCTGAAGTTGGCACCAAACTTACTCAGTGGGGAGTGGATACCGATGTTAAGGAAAAAATTCTGAAACGACTTATTGACGAGCGATTTATTGATGAAGAACGATATTGTCGTTTTTTTGTGAACGATAAATTTAAGTTCAATAAGTGGGGACGGATAAAGATTAGTCAGGCTCTTTATATGAAAAAAATCCCATCGGAAATGAGTCGTGATTGCCTGAATGAGATTGACGAGAAAGAGTATATGAATACGCTGCGATCATTATTAGCTTCAAAGAAAAAAGCAATTCATGCTTCGGACGATTACCAGTTGAACATGAAACTAATCCGGTTTGCCCTTAGCCGTGGCTTTGAAATGAACATAATACGTAAATGCATGCAACTGTCCGATGAGTATGATTCAATGGATTGA
- a CDS encoding phosphoribosyltransferase family protein — protein MIQWIDSLLNLLFPRSCVVCGGCLVKGEEAVCTMCNSRMPRTNYHLQPNNEIEQRFWGKAEIERATSYFFYNKGSDYRHILFKLKYNGYKELGEVMGRHMANELLASDFFKGVDVVIPVPLHSKRKRVRGYNQSEWVALGISHATGIPLDLNTLVRSVSNNTQTRKSVFDRWENVKDVFQVASPEKIHGKHILLVDDVLTTGATLVSCASKLLESSDVKISIITLAVA, from the coding sequence ATGATTCAATGGATTGATTCACTTCTGAACTTGCTGTTTCCGCGTTCTTGCGTGGTGTGTGGCGGATGTCTGGTGAAAGGAGAAGAGGCAGTTTGTACAATGTGCAACTCAAGAATGCCGCGTACCAATTATCATCTTCAGCCGAATAACGAAATAGAGCAGCGTTTCTGGGGAAAAGCGGAAATAGAAAGAGCCACCTCATACTTCTTTTATAACAAAGGAAGCGATTACCGGCACATCCTTTTTAAACTGAAATACAACGGCTATAAAGAACTTGGCGAAGTGATGGGCCGCCATATGGCTAATGAACTTCTGGCCTCAGATTTCTTTAAGGGGGTAGATGTTGTTATACCGGTTCCGCTTCATTCAAAGAGAAAGAGAGTTCGTGGTTACAACCAAAGTGAATGGGTTGCTTTGGGTATATCTCATGCAACAGGTATTCCTTTGGATTTGAATACATTAGTTAGGTCTGTGTCAAACAATACCCAAACTCGAAAAAGTGTGTTTGATCGGTGGGAGAATGTGAAAGATGTTTTTCAGGTTGCTTCTCCTGAAAAGATTCATGGAAAGCATATTTTGCTTGTAGATGATGTACTTACAACAGGTGCCACTCTTGTATCTTGTGCCTCAAAACTGTTAGAATCGTCTGATGTAAAAATTAGTATTATAACTCTTGCCGTTGCCTGA
- the pyrE gene encoding orotate phosphoribosyltransferase: MKTLERLFAEKLLKIKAIKLQPANPFTWASGWKSPFYCDNRKTLSYPSLRNFVKIEICRLILERFGQVDAIAGVATGAIPQGALVAEELNLPFVYVRSTPKDHGLENLIEGELRPGMKVVVVEDLISTGGSSLKAVEAIRRDGCEVIGMIAAFTYGFNVAVKAFKDANVELVTLTNYEAVLEVALRTGYIDEEDIPTLESWRNDPAHWDAAK; encoded by the coding sequence ATGAAAACTTTAGAGAGATTATTTGCTGAGAAATTACTCAAGATTAAGGCCATTAAGCTTCAGCCGGCAAACCCCTTTACCTGGGCTTCCGGATGGAAATCTCCTTTCTATTGTGATAATCGTAAGACTCTTTCTTATCCTTCACTTCGTAACTTTGTGAAGATAGAAATCTGTCGTTTGATTTTAGAAAGATTTGGCCAGGTTGATGCAATTGCAGGTGTGGCAACAGGTGCTATCCCTCAGGGTGCTTTGGTTGCGGAAGAACTGAACCTTCCGTTTGTTTATGTACGTTCAACACCGAAAGATCACGGTTTGGAGAACCTTATTGAAGGAGAGCTTCGTCCAGGTATGAAGGTTGTTGTTGTAGAAGATTTGATTTCGACTGGCGGTAGCAGTTTGAAAGCTGTAGAAGCAATTCGTCGTGACGGTTGTGAAGTAATCGGCATGATTGCTGCATTTACCTATGGATTCAATGTTGCAGTGAAAGCATTTAAGGATGCAAACGTAGAACTGGTTACTTTAACCAACTATGAAGCTGTTCTTGAAGTTGCTCTTCGTACCGGATATATCGATGAAGAAGATATTCCTACATTGGAATCCTGGAGAAATGATCCTGCTCACTGGGATGCAGCAAAATAA
- a CDS encoding SRPBCC family protein: protein MTQFESDIKVIPYAQGRVYSKLSDLSNLEGVKDRLPADKIQDLSFDSDSLSFSIAPVGKITLRICEREPEKCIKFETTNSPLPFNLWIQIVPAADEECKIKLTIKAEINPFIKGMIQKPLKDGLEKMAEMLSKIPY, encoded by the coding sequence ATGACTCAATTTGAAAGTGATATAAAGGTTATTCCTTACGCTCAGGGACGTGTATACAGTAAACTTTCTGATTTAAGTAATCTGGAAGGAGTGAAAGACCGCTTGCCGGCCGATAAAATTCAGGATTTAAGTTTTGATTCAGACAGTTTAAGCTTTAGCATAGCTCCTGTTGGTAAGATAACACTTCGTATCTGTGAACGTGAGCCTGAGAAGTGTATTAAGTTCGAAACAACAAATTCGCCTCTTCCTTTTAACCTCTGGATACAGATTGTACCAGCGGCTGACGAGGAATGCAAGATAAAACTTACAATCAAGGCCGAGATCAACCCTTTTATTAAAGGAATGATTCAAAAGCCGCTCAAGGATGGATTAGAGAAAATGGCAGAAATGCTATCTAAGATTCCTTATTAA